tgaaaGCCCTGTTTTAATGCGTTTCAGAGTGATGATAGTCTGGAGCACTTGTCTGCTGAGGAGAGGGCCTGTCTCATGTTTTTGGAGGAGACTATTGAGTCTTTGGATACTGAGGAGGACAGCGGAGTCTCCAATGACGAGCCTGAACAACTGCCCAGCTCCAGCAACCTTGCTACTAAAGTGGCTAATCTGTCAGCTTCCATGAGCAAAAGCAACCTTGATGGTGAGTTAATCTCTGGGAACAGATGCAGAATTAGTGACACATTATTTAGTGAAATGCTCTAGGTAGGTGTACAGAATTTCTAGTGATAAATGTGTACTTGTTTGACTTCCAGATTCACAGACATCAACCAATCACCAGAAACCAATCAACAAAAATTTTGATGCCAGGCCCATGCACAGCTACCTGGTTCCCACCCCTCTTCTTGTTGCAAGCAGTACTTCCTGTTCTGTACTCGGTACTAAACCAGGCACTCCTGCAGTCAAAACCGCCTCCTCTAAGCCTCAGTTTAcatctaaaaacaacaaaccaggaTACAAAGACAACCAGAAAGCAGTTTTTCGCCCAACATCTTCAGAGGCTAATGTTATACCTCCTTCCACAAAACCCTCAGTGAGGACAGCTGAGGGTCCTTTACCTAGAGGACCTCTCTCCTACGACGCACTTGTACATTTGCAGAGGAGTGCCTCCACAAAGAAGACCCCTTTATGCCCAACAGTTGATCATACTATAGACTCAGAAAAACGCCATTCTGCCCCGGTGGAAGGCCCAACACTTGGAAATCTCCAAAGATCAGACAAATCCCAGTCAGAGGTTTCCAAGTGTAAGAAAGGTCCTCCAGTTGTTCCCCCAAAACCCAAAAAGTTTCCCACCAACATatctgcaaaaactcaaaatgaaGAATCTATAATATCAGATTCTTCATACAGTGTCAAGAATGTAGCTGATCCCCAGGTGGTGAGAGTGGAAGCTTTGCAGAAGCTGGGCCTCCTGAAAGGCCAAGAGGCAGAAAATGATAAAGTAACCCCACTGCCTACACCCAAACCTAACTCCTCCTTGGGTGTAACAGCTGACAAGTTTACAAGAGGTCCAGCTAATAGTAATCCATCAAGGAGCCAATCATTTTGTAATGCTCAAGTGCCAAAAGAGTCCAATAACAGGCCTCTGCAGACCAGTGCCAATTTGCGTCAGTACACCAAACATGACCAGCGGCCTGGGTCTGCATCACATCCTGCTCAATCCAAGGGGAAGAGGACGGCTAATCTGGAGCAGTCTGCCACCCTGGACAACTGTAGAAGTAGTGGAAACACCTCTGAACCGCAAAGCATCAAATCAGCCAAACCAGTGACAACCACCAGGACCACCACAACAGCTCCCCCAGTACCCCAGAAAACCTCAAACTCAGTAGGCTACACCGTGATGGTGGTGCCTGGGATGGGAGGTGATCGAAAAGAGGCTCTCAAAAAGCTTGGACTGCTAAAAGACTGAAAGAGCAGATGCCTGCTGGCATAAATGCAATGCTCAGAAAGAAGCACAAGCGCACGATCAGCTTAAAGAGAGTTAAAGCGTTAAGTGGAAATCTGGCACACGGCACTTTGTCAAATAAAAGCAGGAGAGGAAGCGTTTAAAGGGCCATACACTTATGTTCTGCACTTAAAATATACAACACATAGTCAtctaaagacatttttttttattaaaaatacaattaaaaatgcactcagaaGTAACAGAAACTGCACCTTAAATTTTCTAAATCCAGAGCATCAGTGTATGAAAATAGTATCTTAATGTATTGCAAACCTAACAAAATTCTGTTATATAAAATTTAAACCCTATTGGCTATTGGCACAGGTACTAAATCAAAGACACGGATAAGGGTGTGCCAGAACTGATATCTTACTCATTGTTTTATAAATCACAAATGTGCCTGCATGTTGATTTTTCTTAGAGCAAATCCTCAAAGCACCAGATCAGTTCATGCAGTCTTTTAATAttctagcatttttttttcaagttttgcgGGATAATTTTCAATACTTATGTCCAACACAAGAACTCATGCACCAGTCGTTCTTCAGTTTCTTTCtactactgtttttttttttttacagtgtacagtAGATTAAAGAGTGTTACACAGCCTTCATTGTGtaacactgaaaatatgaaacgAAAAACAACCATTTAATTATTTGTGTCTATTCCACCATTGATataaatgtcactgaaaataaagtttttatctaatatactgcattttaagccatcttttttttccttattggAAGTTGGGCCGTGATAGCAGCACCCCAGACTACATTGCAGATCGAGGTCACAGAGTGCTAGGGCAGGTTGCGTGCAAACATCACCAATGAGCTTCAAACCTCCTCCATGAGTTTCCTTAGCCAAGTacttactgtatgtgtgtgttacacTCACATTATGCATCTTCTCAGCGCTACGTTCCTTTGTTCACGGCAAGCCATTTGGTTTTGATGGAGATTGCCAGCACTGGTCGTCATAGATACGCACTACCATTATGCACTATAAGTTATAGTGGCCctgtacttttgtccatatagtgtatATAATTTCTCCAGTGAGCTCTGTGTCTTCCACAGGGTTTCTTCCCAGTTGGATATGTCCagaaaacctccaaaacaaGGGGTCCAGGAGGCATTATAATGTCTGAATGATCTCAACTGGTACACCTCACTTCCTCAACCTGTATCTAAGGCTGAGCGTAACTAACCTTCATGGGAAAAGTCATTTTGGCCACTTGCATTCATTTCCTAATTCTTTCtcctctttaaataataaaatcttaatATTTGCAGATAAACATTCCAGATTACACCAGTCCATTTGGCTCTgttcaaaaagcaaaaacaaccaaCACTATACATGAGGTTGGTTTTGAGTGTTAACCCTACTGTTACTCTTCATTCACATCAGTGATGGCagagtcttgcccaaggacatttcAGCACATGGGAATCCAAGCTGTGGTTGTCTATATTCAGCCTGAATGTCTTGATTAATAAGCGAACCCACAGATCCCCGAGGCAAAGCTTTATGACTGTATCCCTGCAGTCTTTACCTCTCTCCTGTTACAGAAAGGCTATCAGCCATACTGCTCATCTTACACACCACTCAGATGATGGAAAAGCCTGCTCAGCCGTTCGTCCATAATCCTATTATCTCTAGCTCCACCTCTGTGCAAACTTAGTAGCCCAGCACTTCCCTGTCTCTATTTTCTTGTAACACTCACATGTCACACTTCTAATTTCTCCTGATGGATTATTTGAACGGCATGATATCTGTTATGCAACGGTCCTGAAGAGCCCAGATTAGCTCGTGGTTAATTATTGCAGAAGGATATTAGAGCTGTGTTATCGCTCAGTAAAGCAGCAGGTCTGCCAAAAGGTATCCGTGTCTATGTCTATTGTGTCGCCACAATAAATGATGTCAGACTCTGAAACGGACACAGTTGTCTGCTAGTGTCTTAATTGTTGCTTAATGTTGTCTGCGAGCAACATTAAGCAACAGACAAAGAAATCAAGCCAGTGTCAAAATGAGAAATAAGATAGTCACAGCTGCAGGAAGGATCGAGTTAAACAGCATTTGTTTCTGCATGTCCTGCAACCTTAAGAGGACTGACATCATAATAAACTTTTCAATATTTAATTCTTATGATTAAAAACTGCAACAACAACTTTCTGTCTCACAtatgttatttgcatttagatAAAGAATCTACTAATTAACATCACACCAAAACCCACACTGGTGACCAGAGATGATGTGTAATATGAGATAACCATATCCTAGCATACTGCTGCCTTGACAACAGCTTTCCTGATCCATTTGTGACAGCAGAGTACTACAGTTTGACATGCAGgctgatattattttatatattattatttactaCTGTTTATAATACACTGGAGTCAAGTTTTAATGGCTTTTTTGTAAAGTAATTGAAATTAAACACATGAGACATCAGTTAATTTGATGTCATCTGTTCTTGACAAGTATTTTAAATGCTgggtaaaaaaaaggaaatcagcaacattacaatgcaaatattttaatattaaagaacctaactcaaacaaacattaaattatgtcttgtgcaaaaaagaaaagaaaaaccgaGGAAGCATCATACAGTAGGTAGCAATGAGTTAAAAATtaacattaataattaaaaactcATGACGCAAATGGACTTGTAACATCGGCAATAAATGGGTCCTGTGTAAATCTAGATAGCAGCCGTCATAAAAGCATACACTGATTCACAGTCAGATATACATATACAACACTTATTTTTTGATGAGTCATCAAAAGTGTCATTGTAGAAAACTGCAAATATGTGGGTCACAGTCCATTTAAGTCGCCTCATTATGGATGTGAGATTTGCTTTTTTTGCGCTTCACTTTACCGTTGGACACTGGGACATCCAGCGACTCCAGACGGAAGGGGCGAGGCAGGATGGCGTCTGAGCTCACAGACAGATTCATGTTAGAGCCGCTCATGGAGAGGTGGCCTGCCACGTTAACTAGCGGAGGAGAGGGGACGGCAGCAGGAGAAAAGACAGACAAcagtaaaaactaaacaaaagtaagaaagtgaaaaagaagaaaaatctaaCTAATCTAAAACTAAATGGTCTCAataagtaaaaatataaaatatacaaaaaaggtaaaaaagaagccaaaacttAAAATGCTCAGAGAGATAACCTAATGAAAAGGCTTCCCAAATGCAATACAAAAGTTTACTGTAACAGTATTAAGTGTAGTACGTGATTATTTTTTGTTCCTGCCAGTAAGGTTCtaatgaaaagcagaaacacaAGATCACAGCATACAAATATGTtgctaaataaaaatgaaatagcaTTCAACAGCAGAGCTAATTCACTAATTTAACTGGTAATATGTACTAATTAGAAGCCCGCAGTTTCTTTTCTCACCGTGGGCTTTTGCGGTGTCACTTCCGAGGAGCTGGCTCACCCTCTTTGACTTGAAGTAGCTGCTGGCAATATTCTCACTGTCACTTCTGTCCAGCATTTGCTTGTACCtgtcctcctccacctgctaaaacagaaatgaagtgCTGTTTTAGTTAATCAAGACATTGGAGTGAATTTTGTAAATAGAAGGAACAAGAGTGGAGGGGGAGTAGCTGTGTATGTGGATAAAAACCTAAATTACAAGGTGGTAGAAAGTATGACAACTGTAATTGATAATTTATTAGAATGTATAACAATTGAAATTTataaggaaaaagaggaaaaatgtaataattagctgtatatatagaacacctggctctagtattcaagtatttaatgacttcatagaggaaatattctctaaaacaaatcaaaaagttatgttta
This DNA window, taken from Astatotilapia calliptera chromosome 5, fAstCal1.2, whole genome shotgun sequence, encodes the following:
- the zgc:158258 gene encoding specifically androgen-regulated gene protein isoform X2, which codes for MPISDTWPGDTGMETMNGMESAGSCDSVSDDSLEHLSAEERACLMFLEETIESLDTEEDSGVSNDEPEQLPSSSNLATKVANLSASMSKSNLDDSQTSTNHQKPINKNFDARPMHSYLVPTPLLVASSTSCSVLGTKPGTPAVKTASSKPQFTSKNNKPGYKDNQKAVFRPTSSEANVIPPSTKPSVRTAEGPLPRGPLSYDALVHLQRSASTKKTPLCPTVDHTIDSEKRHSAPVEGPTLGNLQRSDKSQSEVSKCKKGPPVVPPKPKKFPTNISAKTQNEESIISDSSYSVKNVADPQVVRVEALQKLGLLKGQEAENDKVTPLPTPKPNSSLGVTADKFTRGPANSNPSRSQSFCNAQVPKESNNRPLQTSANLRQYTKHDQRPGSASHPAQSKGKRTANLEQSATLDNCRSSGNTSEPQSIKSAKPVTTTRTTTTAPPVPQKTSNSVGYTVMVVPGMGGDRKEALKKLGLLKD
- the zgc:158258 gene encoding specifically androgen-regulated gene protein isoform X1, which codes for MPISDTWPGDTGMETMNGMESAGSCDSVVSVNSGFSDDSLEHLSAEERACLMFLEETIESLDTEEDSGVSNDEPEQLPSSSNLATKVANLSASMSKSNLDDSQTSTNHQKPINKNFDARPMHSYLVPTPLLVASSTSCSVLGTKPGTPAVKTASSKPQFTSKNNKPGYKDNQKAVFRPTSSEANVIPPSTKPSVRTAEGPLPRGPLSYDALVHLQRSASTKKTPLCPTVDHTIDSEKRHSAPVEGPTLGNLQRSDKSQSEVSKCKKGPPVVPPKPKKFPTNISAKTQNEESIISDSSYSVKNVADPQVVRVEALQKLGLLKGQEAENDKVTPLPTPKPNSSLGVTADKFTRGPANSNPSRSQSFCNAQVPKESNNRPLQTSANLRQYTKHDQRPGSASHPAQSKGKRTANLEQSATLDNCRSSGNTSEPQSIKSAKPVTTTRTTTTAPPVPQKTSNSVGYTVMVVPGMGGDRKEALKKLGLLKD